A genomic window from Candidatus Pelagisphaera phototrophica includes:
- a CDS encoding adenylosuccinate synthetase yields the protein MALTKFKSRLIADCGISMGDEGKGRLISEVIEELRIDTGESSPVEVVIKINGGANSGHTAGGLKLNLLPAGVVDQSVTFLAIGAGVVADPRKFLWELKPVDANGYRVTERLVIDERTMVSDLTHRLLDLAWEWYRVNLINEEPRGSTGRGITPSYVDEVSQFQIFYCDFLCGKDRYHSKLSQKALRACSTIQHVCQASEEAWNGFFDSLTQAETRANADAIEAGLFEKREFDFSRFKGSAPFTLNMDELINVYWDAGQSLKDNIADVREIVRKAEVSGKYVIGEYGQAYWLDKRQGFSPNVSASHTYAPEFFNSACIPVQPLHVFGVAKAYDTKVGTHVFITQVDEPHPLFDRLKRIEFGTSTGRQRKVGWYDAVEKADTLRYGGYDDLMINKIDALGHDSNWKGNLKICIAYQDENGNRVNRVPRDETFRRTLVPVYQEYAGWDSDISKARTFAELPTEAKAYVAGMVRSVLDSAFLGQDWPPSLPNLRYLGVGPMPSQIIKDIPDTVSLLKHDRPIAATV from the coding sequence ATTGCGGCATAAGCATGGGTGATGAAGGCAAGGGCCGCCTCATATCCGAAGTCATCGAAGAACTTCGCATCGACACAGGTGAATCGTCGCCCGTGGAGGTTGTCATCAAAATCAACGGGGGAGCCAATTCGGGACACACTGCTGGTGGATTGAAACTCAATCTTCTTCCCGCAGGGGTTGTCGACCAATCGGTGACGTTCCTGGCCATCGGAGCAGGAGTCGTCGCAGATCCTCGCAAGTTTTTGTGGGAATTAAAACCGGTCGACGCCAATGGCTACCGGGTCACAGAGCGACTGGTCATCGATGAGCGAACAATGGTTTCGGATCTCACTCATCGACTACTCGATCTCGCATGGGAATGGTACCGGGTGAATCTGATAAATGAAGAACCCCGCGGAAGCACAGGAAGAGGAATTACGCCATCCTACGTCGATGAAGTTAGCCAATTCCAAATTTTCTACTGCGACTTTCTTTGTGGAAAAGACCGCTATCATTCAAAGCTTTCCCAAAAGGCGTTGCGCGCTTGCTCGACAATACAGCATGTTTGCCAGGCATCGGAAGAAGCATGGAATGGATTCTTTGATTCGTTAACCCAAGCCGAGACTCGAGCAAATGCCGATGCGATTGAAGCAGGTCTGTTCGAGAAAAGGGAATTTGATTTTAGCCGCTTCAAGGGGAGCGCCCCCTTCACGCTCAATATGGATGAATTAATCAATGTCTACTGGGATGCCGGACAATCGCTGAAAGACAACATCGCAGACGTACGAGAGATAGTCAGAAAGGCCGAAGTGTCTGGGAAGTACGTCATCGGAGAATACGGCCAAGCTTACTGGCTCGATAAACGGCAAGGGTTTTCACCCAACGTCTCGGCCTCGCACACCTACGCTCCCGAGTTCTTTAACTCCGCCTGTATTCCCGTTCAACCGCTACATGTTTTTGGAGTGGCAAAAGCTTATGACACCAAAGTGGGCACCCACGTTTTCATCACACAAGTAGATGAGCCCCACCCCCTGTTCGACCGGCTAAAACGAATTGAATTCGGAACCTCAACGGGACGTCAACGAAAGGTGGGTTGGTACGATGCCGTGGAAAAAGCGGACACCTTGCGATACGGCGGATACGATGACCTCATGATCAACAAGATAGACGCTCTGGGTCATGACTCCAACTGGAAGGGCAACCTGAAGATCTGCATCGCCTACCAAGACGAAAACGGAAATCGCGTCAATAGAGTCCCGCGCGACGAGACTTTTAGAAGAACGCTCGTACCGGTCTATCAAGAATATGCTGGCTGGGATTCCGACATCTCGAAAGCTCGAACATTTGCGGAGCTGCCCACTGAAGCGAAGGCCTACGTCGCAGGGATGGTTCGAAGTGTACTCGACTCTGCCTTTTTGGGCCAAGATTGGCCCCCTTCTTTACCTAATCTCCGCTATTTAGGGGTCGGTCCGATGCCGAGCCAGATCATTAAAGATATTCCAGATACGGTTTCCCTGCTAAAACACGATCGACCGATAGCCGCCACAGTTTGA
- a CDS encoding HAD family hydrolase — protein sequence MANNTSLRDLQAVLFDMDGTLVDHFETIYRCYKYAAEKLGRPAPTYDAVKRAVGGSMPVTIRSFFADTELEAAMKLWKEKFDEIHLEGVVLLPGARDLIQAVNQHDIKAAVFTNKSGIHTRNIIESLGLSDSFSLILGAHDTHYRKPEPELSSIALDRLDAKPEKAILIGDSPFDIESAHCIGMTSYCVSTGSHSSQELIDAGADKVFESLQEIADSHFS from the coding sequence ATGGCAAATAACACTAGTTTACGCGATCTGCAGGCGGTTCTCTTTGATATGGACGGTACCCTTGTTGATCATTTCGAGACCATCTATCGCTGCTACAAGTATGCTGCAGAGAAACTGGGGAGACCAGCTCCGACCTATGATGCTGTTAAAAGAGCGGTTGGAGGTTCAATGCCCGTTACCATTCGCAGTTTCTTCGCCGACACTGAATTGGAAGCGGCCATGAAATTGTGGAAAGAAAAGTTCGACGAGATTCACCTGGAAGGAGTCGTTCTGCTACCAGGTGCGAGGGATCTGATTCAGGCCGTTAACCAGCACGACATTAAAGCTGCGGTGTTTACCAACAAGAGCGGAATACATACGAGGAATATAATCGAATCGCTCGGCTTGTCCGATTCGTTTTCATTAATTCTCGGAGCCCACGATACCCATTACAGAAAACCTGAGCCAGAACTATCGAGTATTGCTCTCGATCGCCTCGACGCAAAGCCCGAAAAGGCGATTTTGATCGGTGACTCGCCCTTTGATATTGAATCGGCTCATTGCATCGGGATGACAAGCTACTGCGTTTCAACCGGATCTCACTCCAGTCAAGAGTTAATCGATGCGGGAGCCGATAAAGTATTCGAGAGCTTGCAAGAAATTGCAGATAGTCACTTTAGTTAG
- a CDS encoding 2-dehydropantoate 2-reductase, which yields MDHENGSLESMRIAVVGSGAVGLYYGSRLQKAGEDIRYLLRSDYDAVQRNGIRTRARDSHFQLNDVKAYRNSQDIGKVDLVIVAVKAVSNRFLPELLRPILAPETAILSLQNGLGNIEFLRKYFPDNPLFCGTCYICLNRVEPGVVENFLLGSIVLSQEGKASSSKLKTIGEMLNRARLNCRISPNIDQMRWEKLLWIVPFNGLSIVAGKITTDLILADEGLNRLARGLMEELLGASSALGLSIDRKLVERQFEITKSLGEYSPSSLLDFLAGRSVEVEAIWGEPLRQGLKVGQDMPKLETLYRLLRITCCDQQF from the coding sequence ATGGACCACGAAAACGGGTCTTTAGAATCGATGAGAATCGCGGTCGTGGGATCTGGGGCCGTTGGGCTATATTATGGAAGTCGACTGCAAAAGGCGGGTGAAGACATACGCTATCTTTTACGAAGTGACTATGACGCGGTACAGCGAAATGGAATCAGAACTAGAGCTCGTGACAGTCATTTTCAGTTGAACGATGTAAAAGCTTATCGGAACTCACAGGATATCGGAAAGGTGGACCTAGTGATTGTGGCGGTGAAAGCGGTATCGAACAGGTTCCTGCCAGAACTGCTTCGACCCATTCTCGCACCGGAGACGGCGATTCTGAGTCTGCAAAATGGGCTTGGGAACATCGAGTTTCTCAGAAAGTACTTCCCGGACAATCCACTCTTTTGCGGAACCTGCTATATTTGCCTTAATAGAGTAGAGCCAGGTGTTGTGGAAAATTTCCTGTTAGGGTCCATCGTCCTCTCACAAGAGGGAAAGGCGAGTTCAAGTAAGTTGAAGACAATCGGTGAAATGCTGAATAGGGCACGACTAAATTGTCGGATTTCCCCCAACATTGACCAGATGCGATGGGAAAAGCTGCTCTGGATCGTGCCATTCAATGGATTGTCCATCGTCGCGGGAAAAATTACCACTGATTTGATTCTTGCGGACGAGGGACTCAATCGATTGGCGAGAGGTCTTATGGAAGAATTATTGGGAGCATCTTCCGCCTTGGGTTTGAGCATCGATCGTAAACTTGTTGAGCGACAATTCGAAATTACGAAGTCGTTGGGTGAATACAGTCCGTCAAGCTTGTTAGACTTTCTCGCCGGCAGAAGCGTGGAAGTGGAGGCGATCTGGGGAGAGCCCCTACGGCAGGGCTTAAAGGTCGGTCAAGACATGCCAAAGCTGGAGACGCTTTATCGTCTGCTGCGAATTACCTGCTGCGACCAACAATTCTAA